One stretch of Desulforegula conservatrix Mb1Pa DNA includes these proteins:
- a CDS encoding class I SAM-dependent methyltransferase, which translates to MMGSTRSEKSSTDQMRHDKVANSIFLQAKYLAFCLRHINRIKKAKKIFGVSDLVNAVFDDFDSILTPLQIKSEIHELLEILKNSGANNLLEIGSANGGTLFLFSGCVRPNAKLVGIDVPFGRFKTTYSIARRALFKSFIGKKQKLRIIERNSQDISTLTVAERFISGRKFDFIFIDGDHSLEGVKKDFELYSHIVKDGGLICFHDIVHHPPGTVSHAAEVDVFWNSIKSGYDHLEIIESDSQIWGGIGVIIKGGIPSRTCKKKSFGYGSSNIDMEVEGFSSPEAESSFSWTDSDNAIIRTKIDKYETDPGYVLELNAMPFFLSEPNFADVHVNGIKVKRLIFESSDKRIFRIYFSSSMVKPDGKIEIELIFSKRITPFEAGISSDKRKLGLALFDLEIKSTGIAALEKSF; encoded by the coding sequence ATGATGGGTAGTACAAGATCCGAAAAATCATCTACAGACCAAATGAGACATGACAAAGTTGCAAATAGCATATTTCTTCAGGCCAAGTATCTGGCATTCTGTTTAAGGCATATAAATAGAATAAAAAAAGCGAAAAAAATATTTGGCGTGTCAGACCTTGTTAATGCCGTTTTTGATGATTTTGATAGTATCCTTACTCCTCTTCAGATTAAGAGCGAGATACATGAGCTACTTGAAATTTTGAAAAATTCAGGAGCAAATAATTTGCTTGAGATTGGTTCTGCTAATGGAGGAACTCTTTTTCTTTTTTCAGGATGCGTGCGCCCTAATGCCAAGCTTGTTGGGATAGATGTCCCATTCGGAAGATTTAAGACTACTTATTCGATTGCAAGAAGAGCATTATTTAAATCTTTTATTGGCAAGAAACAAAAACTAAGAATTATTGAACGGAATTCCCAAGACATATCTACTCTGACTGTTGCCGAAAGATTTATATCAGGAAGAAAATTCGATTTTATTTTTATAGATGGAGATCACTCTCTTGAAGGCGTAAAAAAGGATTTTGAACTGTATTCTCATATAGTCAAGGATGGAGGGTTGATTTGTTTTCATGATATAGTACACCATCCTCCCGGAACAGTGTCCCACGCTGCAGAAGTAGATGTTTTTTGGAATTCCATCAAATCCGGGTATGATCATCTTGAAATCATTGAAAGTGATTCCCAGATATGGGGCGGCATCGGAGTTATAATAAAAGGCGGAATTCCTTCCAGGACCTGTAAAAAGAAATCTTTTGGGTATGGATCATCAAATATTGATATGGAAGTTGAAGGTTTTTCATCGCCTGAAGCAGAATCATCTTTTTCGTGGACTGATAGTGATAATGCCATAATCAGAACAAAAATTGATAAATATGAAACTGACCCAGGCTATGTTCTTGAGTTGAATGCCATGCCATTTTTTCTTTCTGAACCAAATTTTGCAGATGTCCATGTTAACGGTATTAAAGTCAAAAGATTGATTTTTGAAAGTTCTGATAAAAGGATATTCCGTATCTATTTCAGCAGTTCGATGGTAAAACCTGATGGCAAGATAGAGATTGAACTCATTTTCAGCAAAAGGATTACTCCATTTGAGGCTGGGATATCATCTGACAAAAGAAAGCTCGGACTCGCATTATTTGATCTTGAAATAAAATCAACGGGGATTGCGGCGCTGGAAAAGTCTTTTTGA